A stretch of the Streptomyces sp. NBC_01264 genome encodes the following:
- a CDS encoding chaplin, whose translation MRIRTAFAALVLAAAGTLAAGTAAAADATAEGIAYGSPGFLSGNLIQVPIDIQANFCGNSLNLLAAGNPAAFNVCVND comes from the coding sequence ATGCGCATCCGCACCGCCTTCGCCGCCCTCGTGCTGGCTGCCGCCGGCACTCTCGCAGCCGGCACCGCCGCCGCTGCCGATGCCACAGCCGAAGGCATCGCCTACGGTTCTCCCGGCTTCCTGTCGGGCAACCTGATCCAGGTACCCATCGATATCCAGGCCAACTTCTGCGGCAACTCCCTCAACCTTCTCGCGGCTGGCAACCCGGCCGCCTTCAATGTCTGCGTCAACGACTAG